In one Curtobacterium citreum genomic region, the following are encoded:
- the sucB gene encoding 2-oxoglutarate dehydrogenase, E2 component, dihydrolipoamide succinyltransferase, whose protein sequence is MSESVNLPALGESVTEGTVTRWLKNVGDRVEVDEPLLEVSTDKVDTEIPSPVAGVVEEILVQEDETVEVGTALVKIGDGSGSGDAGSGDAEGSQGSDEAAAEATEPETAPSTEQPEEAKAPEPQRPDPTENGQTQPAAPQAPSAPPAAAPVPQAAPVPPPAAVPAAVPAPAAAPAPAAAPAPAAAPTGAAASASVPQPTQDGAASGYVTPLVRKLANEQGVDLSTISGSGVGGRIRKEDVLAAAEQAKSSTAPAGGAAAAPSGPFVAETSPLRGTREKMTRLRKVVAERAVQSMTSTAQLTSVVEVDVTKVAQFRDAHKAEFLEKTGSKLSFMPFFALAASEALKAHPKINSTVDGDEIVYPDTENVSIAVDTERGLLTPVIKDAASLNLAQFSQSIADLAERTRNNQLKPDELAGGTFTLTNTGSRGALFDTPVVFLPQSAILGTGIVTKRPAVVKVDGQEAIAIRSFVYLALSYDHRIIDGADASRYLVAVKNRLEEGNFAPNLGY, encoded by the coding sequence ATGAGCGAATCCGTCAACCTCCCGGCGCTCGGCGAGAGCGTCACCGAGGGCACGGTCACCCGATGGCTGAAGAACGTCGGTGACCGGGTCGAGGTCGACGAGCCGCTGCTCGAGGTCTCGACCGACAAGGTCGACACCGAGATCCCGTCGCCCGTCGCCGGCGTCGTGGAGGAGATCCTGGTCCAGGAGGACGAGACCGTCGAGGTCGGCACCGCCCTGGTGAAGATCGGCGACGGCTCGGGCTCCGGTGACGCCGGTTCCGGCGACGCCGAGGGCTCGCAGGGTTCCGACGAGGCCGCCGCCGAGGCGACCGAGCCGGAGACCGCGCCGAGCACCGAGCAGCCGGAAGAGGCCAAGGCCCCCGAGCCCCAGCGTCCGGACCCGACCGAGAACGGTCAGACCCAGCCAGCTGCTCCGCAGGCGCCGTCCGCTCCCCCGGCCGCCGCGCCGGTGCCGCAGGCCGCCCCGGTCCCGCCGCCCGCCGCCGTCCCGGCAGCGGTGCCCGCTCCGGCAGCCGCGCCCGCTCCGGCAGCCGCGCCCGCTCCCGCCGCCGCCCCGACCGGTGCTGCTGCGTCCGCATCGGTGCCGCAGCCCACGCAGGACGGCGCGGCCTCGGGCTACGTCACCCCGCTGGTCCGCAAGCTCGCCAACGAGCAGGGCGTCGACCTGTCGACGATCTCCGGCTCCGGGGTCGGCGGACGCATCCGCAAGGAGGACGTCCTCGCCGCCGCCGAGCAGGCGAAGTCGTCGACCGCGCCGGCCGGTGGCGCCGCTGCTGCCCCGAGCGGTCCGTTCGTCGCGGAGACCTCGCCGCTGCGCGGGACCCGCGAGAAGATGACGCGCCTGCGCAAGGTCGTCGCCGAGCGTGCCGTGCAGTCGATGACCTCGACCGCGCAGCTCACGAGCGTCGTCGAGGTCGACGTGACGAAGGTCGCGCAGTTCCGCGACGCGCACAAGGCCGAGTTCCTCGAGAAGACCGGCTCGAAGCTCAGCTTCATGCCGTTCTTCGCCCTCGCGGCGTCCGAGGCGCTCAAGGCCCACCCGAAGATCAACTCGACAGTGGACGGCGACGAGATCGTCTACCCGGACACCGAGAACGTCTCGATCGCGGTGGACACCGAGCGTGGCCTGCTGACCCCGGTCATCAAGGACGCCGCGTCGCTGAACCTGGCGCAGTTCTCGCAGTCGATCGCGGACCTGGCCGAGCGCACCCGCAACAACCAGCTCAAGCCCGACGAGCTGGCCGGCGGGACGTTCACGCTGACCAACACCGGTTCGCGCGGCGCCCTGTTCGACACCCCGGTCGTGTTCCTGCCGCAGTCGGCGATCCTCGGCACGGGCATCGTGACGAAGCGTCCGGCGGTCGTGAAGGTCGACGGCCAGGAGGCCATCGCCATCCGCTCGTTCGTCTACCTGGCGCTGTCGTACGACCACCGCATCATCGACGGTGCGGACGCCTCGCGGTACCTCGTCGCGGTGAAGAACCGTCTCGAGGAGGGCAACTTCGCCCCGAACCTCGGCTACTGA
- the lpdA gene encoding dihydrolipoyl dehydrogenase has translation MTEQTYDVVVLGGGSGGYAAALRAAELGMSVALIEGDKLGGTCLHRGCIPTKALLHAAEVADATREADKYGVVAEFAGVEVPKVIEYQQGVISSKYKGLQGLVKARGITVVEGWGRLTSQNTVQVGDQTVTGKNVVLATGSYSKSLPGLEIGGRVITSETALKMDYVPNKVVILGGGVIGVEFASVWKSFGAEVTIVEGLPHLIPAEDESMSKQLERAFRKRGIEFSLGIRFQGVEQHENGVVVTLEDGKTFEGDVLLVAVGRGPLTQNMGFDEVEVAMDRGFVTTNERLATNLPNVYAVGDIVPGLQLAHRGFQQGIFVAEEIAGLNPVVISDTNIPKVTYSDPEVASVGLSQSKAEEQYGADKVDTYEYNLAGNGRSHIIGTSGAVKVVRVVDGPVVGVSMIGARVGELIGEAQLAVNWEAYPEDIAPLVHAHPTQNEALGEAFLHLAGKPLHAL, from the coding sequence GTGACGGAACAGACTTACGACGTCGTGGTCCTCGGTGGCGGCAGTGGTGGGTACGCCGCTGCGCTCCGGGCCGCTGAGCTCGGCATGAGCGTCGCGCTCATCGAGGGAGACAAGCTCGGGGGCACCTGCCTGCACCGCGGCTGCATCCCCACCAAGGCGCTGCTGCACGCCGCCGAGGTCGCGGACGCCACGCGCGAAGCGGACAAGTACGGCGTCGTCGCCGAGTTCGCCGGCGTCGAGGTGCCCAAGGTCATCGAGTACCAGCAGGGCGTCATCAGCTCCAAGTACAAGGGCCTGCAGGGGCTCGTCAAGGCCCGCGGCATCACGGTCGTCGAGGGCTGGGGCCGCCTGACCTCGCAGAACACCGTGCAGGTCGGCGACCAGACCGTCACCGGCAAGAACGTCGTGCTCGCCACGGGTTCGTACTCGAAGTCCCTGCCCGGGCTCGAGATCGGCGGCCGCGTCATCACGTCCGAGACCGCGCTCAAGATGGACTACGTCCCGAACAAGGTCGTCATCCTCGGCGGCGGCGTCATCGGCGTCGAGTTCGCCAGCGTGTGGAAGTCCTTCGGTGCCGAGGTCACGATCGTCGAGGGCCTGCCCCACCTGATCCCGGCCGAGGACGAATCGATGTCGAAGCAGCTCGAGCGCGCGTTCCGCAAGCGCGGCATCGAGTTCTCGCTCGGGATCCGCTTCCAGGGCGTCGAGCAGCACGAGAACGGCGTCGTCGTGACGCTCGAGGACGGCAAGACCTTCGAGGGCGACGTCCTGCTCGTCGCCGTCGGCCGTGGCCCGCTCACCCAGAACATGGGCTTTGACGAGGTCGAAGTCGCGATGGACCGCGGGTTCGTCACCACGAACGAGCGCCTCGCGACCAACCTGCCGAACGTCTACGCCGTCGGCGACATCGTCCCCGGCCTGCAGCTCGCGCACCGCGGCTTCCAGCAGGGCATCTTCGTCGCCGAGGAGATCGCGGGCCTGAACCCGGTCGTCATCTCGGACACGAACATCCCGAAGGTCACCTACTCCGACCCCGAGGTCGCGTCGGTCGGGCTCTCCCAGTCCAAGGCCGAGGAACAGTACGGCGCCGACAAGGTCGACACGTACGAGTACAACCTCGCCGGCAACGGCCGCAGCCACATCATCGGGACGTCCGGCGCCGTCAAGGTCGTCCGGGTCGTCGACGGGCCGGTCGTCGGCGTCAGCATGATCGGCGCCCGCGTCGGCGAGCTCATCGGCGAAGCGCAGCTCGCGGTGAACTGGGAGGCCTACCCGGAGGACATCGCTCCCCTGGTGCACGCCCACCCGACGCAGAACGAGGCGCTCGGCGAGGCGTTCCTCCACCTCGCGGGCAAGCCGCTGCACGCGCTCTGA
- a CDS encoding leucyl aminopeptidase: protein MVRPTLSTTSTAPSDVSADVLVLGVLPGKDGGSPTLAPSAAGTVDALADLDLTTVGATGAKDQLVRLPGTGVAAAGVALVGLGSTVDAAAVRTAAGSAVRQLPNVDAIALALPTDSPELVAAALEGAALGAYAFTRHKGAGTTSPTRGDQRIEVVSPAELPADATVRPAIVADAAALVRDLVNTAAGDLGPADLADVAVAQAEGLPLTVEVLDEHALEEQGFGGILGVGRGSERPPRLVVVRYEPAAATKHLALVGKGITFDTGGLSLKPAASMLGMKTDMAGAATVLAATVAAARLGLDTRVTAWLCLAENMPSGSATRPGDVLTLKNGKTVEVTNTDAEGRLVLGDGMAAASLEQPDAMVDVATLTGAQVVALGDRTTGLMGSDDLVARVRAVADAVAEPIWPMPLPEELDARLASDVADMVNATVGNPSGGMLLAGKFLERFVGEGVPWAHLDIAGPSEHKGGGYGWLGKGATGVMVRTLIGLAEELQSK from the coding sequence ATGGTCCGACCGACGCTCTCCACCACCTCCACCGCCCCGTCCGACGTCTCCGCCGACGTCCTCGTCCTCGGGGTCCTGCCCGGCAAGGACGGCGGCTCCCCCACCCTCGCGCCGAGCGCTGCGGGGACGGTCGACGCCCTCGCCGACCTCGACCTGACCACCGTCGGCGCGACCGGCGCCAAGGACCAGCTCGTCCGTCTGCCCGGCACCGGCGTCGCGGCCGCCGGCGTCGCCCTCGTCGGCCTCGGCTCGACCGTCGACGCCGCCGCGGTCCGCACCGCCGCCGGCAGCGCCGTCCGACAGCTCCCGAACGTCGACGCGATCGCCCTCGCGCTGCCGACCGACTCCCCAGAGCTCGTCGCCGCGGCGCTCGAGGGTGCGGCGCTCGGCGCCTACGCGTTCACCCGGCACAAGGGCGCCGGCACGACCAGCCCGACCCGCGGCGACCAGCGCATCGAGGTCGTCTCCCCCGCCGAGCTGCCCGCCGACGCCACCGTCCGCCCCGCGATCGTCGCCGACGCCGCCGCGCTCGTGCGCGACCTCGTGAACACCGCCGCGGGCGACCTCGGTCCGGCCGACCTGGCCGACGTCGCCGTCGCCCAGGCCGAGGGGCTCCCGCTGACCGTCGAGGTCCTCGACGAGCACGCGCTCGAGGAGCAGGGCTTCGGCGGCATCCTGGGCGTCGGCCGCGGCTCGGAGCGTCCGCCGCGGCTCGTCGTCGTGCGCTACGAGCCCGCCGCTGCGACGAAGCACCTCGCGCTCGTCGGCAAGGGCATCACGTTCGACACGGGCGGCCTGTCGCTCAAGCCCGCCGCGTCGATGCTCGGCATGAAGACCGACATGGCCGGCGCCGCGACCGTCCTCGCCGCGACCGTCGCCGCCGCGCGACTCGGACTCGACACGCGGGTCACGGCCTGGCTGTGCCTCGCCGAGAACATGCCGTCGGGCTCGGCGACCCGCCCCGGCGACGTGCTCACGCTGAAGAACGGCAAGACGGTCGAGGTGACGAACACCGATGCCGAGGGCCGGCTCGTCCTCGGCGACGGCATGGCCGCGGCGTCGCTCGAGCAGCCCGACGCGATGGTCGACGTCGCGACCCTGACCGGCGCGCAGGTCGTCGCGCTCGGCGACCGGACCACCGGTCTGATGGGCAGCGACGACCTGGTCGCACGGGTCCGCGCGGTCGCGGACGCCGTCGCCGAGCCGATCTGGCCGATGCCCCTTCCCGAGGAGCTCGACGCCCGGCTCGCGAGCGACGTGGCCGACATGGTCAACGCCACGGTGGGCAACCCGTCGGGCGGCATGCTCCTGGCGGGCAAGTTCCTCGAGCGCTTCGTGGGCGAGGGCGTGCCGTGGGCGCACCTCGACATCGCGGGGCCGTCCGAGCACAAGGGCGGCGGCTACGGCTGGCTCGGCAAGGGCGCGACCGGTGTCATGGTCCGCACGCTCATCGGGCTCGCAGAAGAGCTGCAGTCCAAGTAG
- a CDS encoding proteasome assembly chaperone family protein: protein MGTVNHPEDLYTVAAAAPTVPAGLHLVAGLTGFVDAGGAVAQVASSILDGLEHELVAEFDPDALLDWRARRPVITFEQDHITAIDPPRLVLHLVRDELGQPFLFLTGYEPDFQWNRFVRAVTELADRLQVADTTWLQSIPMPVPHTRPISLTVSGTRKDLVEQMSVWKPETQAPANVLHLVEHRLAESGAQVTGLVLLVPHYLGDTEFPDAAVAGLSAVSAATGLIFATDALRESGREFLARVDEQVAGNAELQRLVAVLEERHDTYMEGNPVASPLTNVDGEVPTADAIAAELERFLADRRSEGDAASD from the coding sequence ATGGGGACGGTGAACCACCCCGAGGACCTGTACACCGTCGCCGCGGCCGCTCCGACCGTCCCGGCGGGACTGCACCTCGTCGCCGGACTGACCGGGTTCGTCGACGCCGGCGGCGCCGTCGCGCAGGTCGCGTCCTCGATCCTCGACGGTCTCGAGCACGAGCTCGTCGCGGAGTTCGACCCGGACGCGCTCCTCGACTGGCGCGCCCGACGACCGGTGATCACCTTCGAGCAGGACCACATCACGGCGATCGACCCGCCGCGGCTCGTGCTGCACCTGGTCCGCGACGAGCTCGGGCAGCCGTTCCTCTTCCTCACGGGCTACGAGCCCGACTTTCAGTGGAACCGCTTCGTCCGAGCGGTGACCGAACTGGCCGACCGCCTGCAGGTCGCCGACACCACGTGGCTGCAGTCCATCCCGATGCCCGTCCCGCACACGCGCCCGATCAGCCTCACGGTGTCGGGCACCCGCAAGGACCTCGTCGAGCAGATGAGCGTCTGGAAGCCCGAGACCCAGGCGCCGGCGAACGTGCTGCACCTGGTCGAGCACCGCCTCGCCGAGTCCGGCGCGCAGGTCACCGGACTCGTCCTGCTCGTGCCGCACTACCTGGGCGACACCGAGTTCCCGGACGCCGCGGTCGCCGGCCTGTCGGCCGTCTCGGCCGCGACCGGGCTCATCTTCGCCACCGACGCGCTCCGCGAGTCCGGGCGCGAGTTCCTCGCCCGCGTCGACGAGCAGGTCGCGGGCAACGCCGAGCTGCAGCGGCTCGTCGCCGTGCTCGAGGAGCGGCACGACACCTACATGGAGGGCAACCCCGTCGCGTCGCCGCTGACGAACGTCGACGGCGAGGTCCCGACCGCGGACGCGATCGCGGCCGAGCTCGAGCGCTTCCTGGCGGACCGCCGCTCCGAGGGCGACGCCGCATCTGACTGA
- a CDS encoding MFS transporter, which produces MNSRRAFLVWGVAVLAYVLAVVQRSSLGVSGVDAQDRFAVSAAVLSTLAVVQIAVYAGLQIPVGIALDRVGPRKLVLLGAALLVVGQAVVAFSPTIGPAIAGRVLVGAGDAMTFISVIRLVPMWFSGRILPQISQWTGNLGQVGQILSAFPFAVLLHTAGWTPAFGVAAAASLVGLLLAVVFVRNGPVPVRTDTIPLPLPHSWRGAFHTFGHALRRPGTQLGFWSHYVTQSSGTVFSLLWGVPMLRGLGYTPSEAATFLTVIVVVGFVAGPVLGVLCARFPLRRSNLVLGIVAALALVWTAVLLWPGHPPTWLLVLLVVAMGVGGPGSLIGFDFARSFNPVGSLGSANGVVNVGGFLAAFVMMFLIGTLLDVVSGATGRTVFAWENFRIALTVQYVVVGIGVGMLLHARRRTRREMHAQDGIRVGPLWVALVARLRKKAVQ; this is translated from the coding sequence GTGAACTCCCGTCGTGCCTTCCTCGTGTGGGGCGTCGCGGTGCTCGCCTACGTCCTCGCCGTCGTGCAGCGCTCGTCGCTCGGCGTGTCGGGCGTCGACGCGCAGGACCGCTTCGCCGTCTCCGCCGCGGTCCTGTCGACGCTCGCGGTCGTGCAGATCGCGGTCTACGCCGGCCTGCAGATCCCGGTGGGCATCGCGCTGGACCGCGTCGGCCCCCGCAAGCTCGTGCTGCTCGGCGCCGCGCTCCTCGTCGTGGGGCAGGCCGTCGTCGCGTTCTCGCCGACGATCGGTCCGGCGATCGCGGGCCGGGTGCTCGTCGGGGCGGGGGACGCCATGACCTTCATCTCCGTGATCCGCCTCGTGCCGATGTGGTTCAGCGGGCGGATCCTGCCGCAGATCTCGCAGTGGACCGGCAACCTCGGGCAGGTCGGCCAGATCCTGTCCGCGTTCCCGTTCGCCGTCCTCCTCCACACCGCCGGCTGGACCCCGGCGTTCGGCGTGGCCGCAGCGGCGAGCCTGGTCGGACTGCTCCTGGCGGTGGTCTTCGTCCGGAACGGCCCGGTCCCGGTGCGCACCGACACCATCCCGTTGCCGCTCCCGCACTCGTGGCGCGGCGCGTTCCACACCTTCGGCCACGCCCTCCGTCGCCCGGGCACCCAGCTCGGCTTCTGGTCGCACTACGTGACGCAGTCGTCCGGCACGGTGTTCTCGCTGCTCTGGGGCGTCCCGATGCTCCGCGGGCTCGGCTACACCCCGTCCGAGGCCGCGACGTTCCTGACGGTGATCGTCGTCGTGGGCTTCGTCGCCGGACCGGTCCTCGGGGTGCTGTGCGCCCGGTTCCCGCTCCGCCGGTCGAACCTCGTGCTCGGCATCGTCGCCGCGCTCGCCCTGGTCTGGACGGCCGTGCTCCTGTGGCCCGGGCACCCGCCGACCTGGCTGCTCGTCCTGCTCGTCGTCGCGATGGGGGTCGGCGGTCCCGGCTCGCTCATCGGCTTCGACTTCGCGCGCAGCTTCAACCCCGTCGGCTCCCTCGGCTCCGCGAACGGGGTCGTCAACGTCGGCGGCTTCCTCGCGGCCTTCGTGATGATGTTCCTCATCGGCACGCTCCTCGACGTCGTGTCGGGTGCGACCGGGCGGACGGTGTTCGCGTGGGAGAACTTCCGGATCGCGCTCACCGTGCAGTACGTCGTGGTGGGGATCGGCGTCGGCATGCTCCTGCACGCCCGTCGCCGCACCCGCCGGGAGATGCACGCTCAGGACGGAATACGGGTCGGGCCCCTCTGGGTTGCACTGGTTGCACGCCTGCGGAAGAAGGCCGTGCAATAA
- a CDS encoding RNA polymerase sigma factor, whose protein sequence is MAARSTTIDPTKDTEPEGVTADDAAGAEAEGTAAPKKRATTAKKAPAKKAAPKKTAGRAKKKADDDEDVEDEGVEPTDEVADDTETDEPEGDAEDKTAKPDAAAAVAAGALVISQSDDDEAPVYSTTITGATADPVKDYLKQIGKVALLNAEQEVELAMRIEAGLFAEDKLQHTTGLSKPEERELRWVARDGQRAKSHLLGANLRLVVSLAKRYTGRGMQFLDLIQEGNLGLIRAVEKFDYTKGFKFSTYATWWIRQAITRAMADQARTIRIPVHMVEVINKLARVQRQMLQDLGREPTPEELARELDMTPEKVVEVQKYGREPISLHTPLGEDGDSEFGDLIEDTEAVVPADAVGFTMLQKQLESLLDSLSEREAGVIRMRFGLGDGQPKTLDQIGDTFGVTRERIRQIESKTMAKLRHPSRSQSLRDYLE, encoded by the coding sequence ATGGCTGCCCGGAGCACGACGATCGATCCCACGAAGGACACCGAGCCCGAGGGCGTCACGGCGGACGACGCCGCGGGCGCCGAGGCCGAGGGGACGGCCGCGCCGAAGAAGCGCGCCACCACGGCGAAGAAGGCCCCCGCGAAGAAGGCCGCACCGAAGAAGACCGCCGGCCGCGCGAAGAAGAAGGCCGACGACGACGAGGACGTCGAGGACGAGGGCGTCGAGCCGACGGACGAGGTCGCCGACGACACCGAGACGGACGAGCCGGAGGGCGACGCGGAGGACAAGACCGCGAAGCCGGACGCCGCCGCTGCCGTGGCCGCCGGTGCGCTCGTCATCTCGCAGTCCGACGACGACGAGGCCCCGGTCTACTCGACCACCATCACGGGTGCCACCGCCGACCCGGTGAAGGACTACCTCAAGCAGATCGGCAAGGTCGCCCTGCTCAACGCCGAGCAGGAGGTCGAGCTCGCGATGCGCATCGAGGCCGGCTTGTTCGCCGAGGACAAGCTGCAGCACACCACCGGTCTGTCCAAGCCAGAGGAGCGCGAGCTCCGCTGGGTGGCCCGAGACGGCCAGCGCGCGAAGAGCCACCTGCTCGGCGCGAACCTCCGCCTGGTCGTCTCGCTCGCGAAGCGTTACACCGGCCGCGGCATGCAGTTCCTGGACCTCATCCAGGAGGGCAACCTGGGCCTGATCCGTGCGGTCGAGAAGTTCGACTACACCAAGGGCTTCAAGTTCTCGACGTACGCCACCTGGTGGATCCGTCAGGCGATCACCCGCGCGATGGCCGACCAGGCCCGCACCATCCGTATCCCGGTGCACATGGTCGAGGTCATCAACAAGCTGGCCCGTGTGCAGCGCCAGATGCTGCAGGACCTCGGGCGCGAGCCCACCCCGGAAGAGCTCGCCCGCGAGCTCGACATGACCCCGGAGAAGGTCGTCGAGGTCCAGAAGTACGGCCGCGAGCCGATCTCGCTGCACACGCCCCTGGGTGAGGACGGCGACTCTGAGTTTGGTGACCTCATCGAGGACACCGAGGCGGTCGTCCCGGCGGACGCAGTCGGGTTCACGATGCTGCAGAAGCAGCTCGAGAGCCTGCTCGACTCCCTCTCCGAGCGCGAGGCGGGCGTCATCCGCATGCGCTTCGGCCTGGGTGATGGTCAGCCGAAGACCCTCGACCAGATCGGTGACACGTTCGGCGTGACGCGTGAGCGCATCCGTCAGATCGAGTCGAAGACGATGGCGAAGCTCCGTCACCCGTCCCGGTCGCAGTCGCTCCGCGACTACCTCGAGTAG
- a CDS encoding MurT ligase domain-containing protein, whose protein sequence is MRFLIPILVGRILRALARARGGGSAYPGYIVLKLVPDFLQHVTKQFPNGVVFVLGSNGKSTTTHMISDIVRAHGLRVFTNPSGANLPQGIASALLSEVSLTGRLKADIGILEVDEAFAVELAGILSPSTVTMLNVQVDQLYRFFETERVATMMLDTAALSSANVITNRDDQFLDAYAARTGQRVLRFGASTEVVAAAPNGLQNADDFDRTDGEPNPAESEVVANTGDGATIRFEGTDIPVRLPARGLHYAVDAAAATATASAALGAQFRPDAVTKAFGTMKPAYGRGERLPIAGESAEFTMFKNAASLQLNLDALPAHPEQVLMAIDEGTPDISWIYDIDFSNLDHVDVVSGDKAWQIAIALEHAGVRIGRVEPDVEAAIKLMQSLGATTSGTKNFIVNYEIMMVARKALGHGDMEKTA, encoded by the coding sequence ATGCGCTTCCTCATCCCGATCCTGGTCGGGCGGATCCTCCGCGCCCTCGCCCGTGCGCGGGGCGGCGGGTCCGCCTACCCGGGCTACATCGTCCTGAAGCTCGTGCCGGACTTCCTGCAGCACGTCACGAAGCAGTTCCCGAACGGCGTCGTCTTCGTGCTCGGCTCGAACGGCAAGTCCACGACGACGCACATGATCTCGGACATCGTCCGGGCGCACGGGCTCCGCGTGTTCACGAACCCCTCCGGCGCGAACCTGCCGCAGGGCATCGCCTCCGCGCTCCTGTCCGAGGTGTCGCTGACCGGCCGGCTGAAGGCCGACATCGGCATCCTCGAGGTCGACGAGGCGTTCGCGGTCGAGCTCGCCGGCATCCTGTCGCCGTCCACGGTGACGATGCTCAACGTCCAGGTCGACCAGCTCTACCGGTTCTTCGAGACCGAGCGCGTCGCGACGATGATGCTCGACACGGCGGCGCTGTCCTCCGCGAACGTCATCACCAACCGTGACGACCAGTTCCTCGACGCCTACGCGGCGCGGACCGGGCAGCGGGTGCTGCGCTTCGGTGCGAGCACCGAGGTGGTCGCCGCCGCGCCGAACGGCCTGCAGAACGCCGACGACTTCGACCGGACCGACGGCGAGCCGAACCCGGCGGAGTCCGAGGTCGTCGCGAACACCGGCGACGGTGCGACGATCCGCTTCGAGGGCACCGACATCCCGGTGCGGCTGCCCGCGCGTGGCCTGCACTACGCGGTCGACGCGGCCGCAGCGACCGCGACGGCGAGTGCTGCGCTCGGAGCGCAGTTCCGTCCGGACGCCGTGACGAAGGCCTTCGGCACGATGAAGCCCGCGTACGGCCGTGGCGAACGCCTGCCGATCGCCGGGGAGTCCGCCGAGTTCACGATGTTCAAGAACGCCGCGAGCCTGCAGCTCAACCTCGACGCCCTGCCCGCGCACCCGGAACAGGTGCTCATGGCGATCGACGAGGGCACGCCGGACATCTCCTGGATCTACGACATCGACTTCTCGAACCTCGACCACGTCGACGTCGTGTCCGGCGACAAGGCGTGGCAGATCGCGATCGCGCTCGAGCACGCCGGAGTCCGCATCGGCCGGGTCGAGCCCGACGTCGAGGCCGCGATCAAGCTCATGCAGAGCCTCGGTGCGACGACGAGTGGCACGAAGAACTTCATCGTCAACTACGAGATCATGATGGTCGCCCGCAAGGCCCTGGGCCACGGCGACATGGAGAAGACGGCATGA
- a CDS encoding DUF7455 domain-containing protein gives MTQTVHDLSIDETTSHQLTAVDRCDSCGAQAYIRATMASGELYFCAHHGAEFKDKLAATAIEWHDESSRLYESK, from the coding sequence ATGACCCAGACCGTGCACGACCTCTCCATCGACGAGACCACCAGCCACCAGCTCACCGCGGTGGACCGTTGCGACAGCTGCGGAGCGCAGGCCTACATCCGCGCCACCATGGCGAGCGGCGAGCTGTACTTCTGCGCGCACCACGGCGCGGAGTTCAAGGACAAGCTCGCGGCCACCGCGATCGAGTGGCACGACGAGAGCAGCCGACTCTACGAATCGAAGTAG